In the genome of Segatella copri, one region contains:
- a CDS encoding DIP1984 family protein, which produces MKLAEALSIRADLQKKVAQLKERIKESAKVQEGDEPCDNVEELYKELDEALVQLEDLIYRINITNVQIVQDGDSLTRLIAKRDVLSMRVKALKEVVNYVAANDTRFGRNELKYVRTIDIKALRKEADTYAKQYRELDLKIQSLNWTVDLVDLQDLPR; this is translated from the coding sequence ATGAAGTTAGCAGAAGCATTGAGCATCAGAGCCGATTTGCAGAAGAAAGTGGCTCAACTGAAAGAACGTATCAAGGAGAGCGCCAAGGTGCAGGAAGGTGATGAACCTTGCGATAACGTGGAGGAACTGTACAAGGAACTGGATGAAGCACTCGTCCAGTTGGAAGACTTGATTTATCGCATCAACATCACCAACGTTCAGATAGTTCAGGACGGAGACTCCTTGACTCGATTGATAGCCAAGAGAGACGTCTTGTCGATGCGTGTCAAGGCATTGAAAGAGGTGGTGAACTACGTAGCTGCCAACGATACTCGCTTTGGCAGAAACGAACTGAAATATGTTAGAACCATAGATATAAAGGCTCTTCGCAAGGAGGCTGATACCTATGCCAAGCAGTATCGGGAGCTCGACCTGAAAATTCAGAGTTTGAACTGGACTGTAGATTTGGTAGATTTGCAAGACTTGCCCCGATAA
- a CDS encoding AAA family ATPase produces the protein MKNPFVTNGYAGPEYFCDRVEETQHITEMLINENNMALISPRRIGKTELIHHCFAQPVIQKDYYTFIIDIYSTNSVRDLVNMFGKAIIDALRSKGRSAWEKFLMALSSLRSEISFDINGAPIWGIGIGNMVNPEITLDEIFSYLNQADKPCLVAIDEFQQITNYADNRIEALLRTYIQRCTNAHFIFSGSHRHLMAEMFTSPARPFYQSVTLMNLKPLDVEKYKEFATAKFEERNKHLDTAIIGELFVRFGGVTSYIQRVMNVLFLKTPEQGTCTLDMVDDAINYNLNMASDTYETLLRQMPEKQRNVFIAISAEGEARSVKSGAFAKKYHLPSPSSVNSALKGLLEKDFITQQDDAYVVYDKFFDLWLKKYLK, from the coding sequence ATGAAGAATCCTTTTGTCACAAATGGTTACGCCGGTCCGGAATACTTCTGCGACCGTGTGGAAGAAACCCAGCACATCACAGAGATGCTGATCAATGAGAATAACATGGCTCTGATTTCCCCTCGACGTATCGGAAAGACAGAGCTGATTCACCATTGCTTTGCCCAGCCAGTCATCCAAAAAGATTATTATACTTTCATCATAGACATCTATTCAACCAATTCCGTCAGAGACCTGGTCAATATGTTCGGCAAAGCCATCATTGACGCACTTCGCTCTAAAGGCAGAAGCGCTTGGGAGAAATTTCTGATGGCGCTCTCTTCTCTCCGTTCAGAAATCTCTTTCGATATCAACGGGGCTCCAATTTGGGGAATAGGCATTGGCAACATGGTGAATCCGGAAATTACGCTTGATGAGATATTCTCTTATCTCAACCAAGCCGACAAGCCATGTCTTGTTGCCATCGACGAGTTTCAGCAAATCACCAACTATGCCGACAATCGCATAGAGGCATTGCTCCGTACCTACATCCAGCGATGCACCAATGCCCACTTCATCTTCTCGGGTTCTCATCGCCATCTGATGGCCGAGATGTTCACATCTCCTGCCCGCCCATTCTATCAGAGCGTGACGCTGATGAACCTGAAGCCTCTGGATGTGGAGAAATACAAGGAGTTTGCCACAGCCAAGTTCGAGGAGCGCAACAAACATCTGGATACTGCCATTATCGGAGAACTCTTCGTCCGTTTCGGTGGTGTCACCTCATACATCCAGCGAGTAATGAATGTCCTCTTCCTCAAGACTCCCGAGCAGGGTACCTGCACTCTGGATATGGTAGATGATGCCATCAACTACAATCTCAACATGGCATCAGACACCTATGAGACCCTTCTGCGCCAGATGCCGGAAAAGCAGCGCAATGTCTTCATCGCCATCTCTGCAGAGGGCGAAGCCAGAAGCGTAAAGAGCGGAGCCTTCGCCAAGAAATATCATCTCCCGTCGCCAAGCTCTGTAAATTCCGCCCTGAAAGGATTGCTGGAGAAGGATTTTATCACCCAGCAGGATGATGCCTACGTAGTATATGATAAGTTCTTCGATTTGTGGCTGAAGAAGTATCTGAAATAG
- a CDS encoding helix-turn-helix transcriptional regulator, with translation MDNRVKFYSWLIGLLDRKHLTFEEIANEWRDANANQDEDELDKRTFHRYRENIQSQFGITVECDKSDGYRYYLKRDPIANDDVTEWMLSSLRLASLGDMLKFHNKVMLDTPPYNTEYLDDILAAIDKQYLLKFKYVSGFGAESDIVLQPAFVRYFKQRWYVVGVKVKSEERRVKNSSAEVDGDADLNAEVDVRKLVRCLPFDRISFLKLICEKHPLSAKMKKFLTPENYYEDCFGIYRMEDVPVEKIRIRAFYPEYNYIEEVPLHESQQKVKESKDGMYREYTLTIRPSRDFLQELLWHGRNIIVLKPESLRQEMIGILKDMTKSYETGECLNGEE, from the coding sequence ATGGACAATCGTGTAAAATTCTATAGTTGGCTGATAGGCCTCTTGGATCGTAAGCATCTTACCTTTGAGGAGATTGCTAATGAGTGGCGTGATGCCAACGCTAATCAGGATGAGGATGAGCTGGACAAACGTACCTTTCATCGTTATCGTGAAAATATCCAGTCGCAGTTTGGCATTACTGTGGAATGCGACAAGAGCGACGGCTATCGGTATTATCTGAAGCGTGATCCGATCGCTAATGATGATGTGACGGAATGGATGCTGAGTTCCCTGCGGCTGGCTTCGTTAGGTGATATGCTGAAGTTTCACAATAAAGTGATGCTCGATACACCGCCATATAACACGGAATATCTGGATGATATTCTTGCAGCGATAGATAAGCAATATCTGCTGAAGTTTAAGTATGTTTCGGGGTTCGGAGCAGAGAGCGATATCGTGTTACAACCGGCTTTCGTGAGATACTTCAAACAACGGTGGTACGTTGTGGGAGTGAAAGTGAAGAGTGAAGAACGAAGAGTGAAGAATTCAAGTGCTGAGGTTGATGGAGATGCTGATTTGAATGCTGAGGTTGATGTGAGAAAACTCGTTCGTTGTCTTCCTTTCGACCGCATCAGTTTCCTGAAGCTTATTTGCGAGAAGCATCCGTTGTCGGCAAAGATGAAGAAGTTTCTGACTCCAGAGAATTATTATGAAGATTGCTTTGGTATCTATCGGATGGAAGATGTGCCCGTGGAAAAAATCCGCATCCGTGCCTTCTATCCGGAATACAATTACATCGAGGAGGTTCCGCTGCACGAAAGTCAGCAGAAAGTAAAGGAGTCGAAAGATGGAATGTATAGGGAATATACCCTCACCATTCGTCCCAGCCGTGATTTCCTTCAGGAACTGTTGTGGCATGGCAGAAATATCATCGTACTGAAGCCTGAGAGCTTGAGGCAGGAGATGATTGGTATCTTAAAGGATATGACGAAGAGTTATGAGACGGGCGAATGTCTGAATGGGGAGGAATAA
- a CDS encoding ISL3 family transposase, translating to MDTIANRCKIIKKIRNNQIKSDINASMAGEKLLMDIFPAIDGFFITSCDFSSTELKMVLVSTATHAFCDRCGQKTTHTRGWQKRTVTMCPLGCKRFVLTLYMRRFYCQSDKHIFVEQQTKWLNKYARFSVRCIELMNQLHIHMSSVSTSKVMRKMGITCCPNTCINHLKKIQRLPDRTARNIGIDDFAKRKGHTYGSVIVDHDTGEILELIDSRDSSIVANVLKQYKKVDTITRDRGRCFIKAIKQGAPSAHAITDKFHVIEDLTSAVFPKILQEFLHKRMELLTQGLVGPIKPQISRGWLYTSIYAVLESMCKDKRRIKKMAEWNTFMDLYARQGLTLSEIHDKTGFDGFKMGKLRNTKYEDLLNPTQLRAYKAIESITNRILCKKSLDYSVVTKGLHSTEKKEILKRLLFLLREKWKEDWKAYDDAYKAFLAKATIRSEEYDLWNSIVHFNWKTKTDTVRLFLQDLHITDLAYYITTFQGILSGEVKMNLYKWINMVIGCGNEKMEKFAKGLIKDYSAINNSIASKLNNGILEGSVNKIKTAKRIMGGRASISLLQIKVSSNLDT from the coding sequence ATGGATACAATCGCTAACAGATGCAAAATTATAAAAAAGATAAGGAACAACCAAATAAAATCCGATATAAATGCTTCTATGGCCGGAGAAAAACTTCTTATGGACATTTTTCCTGCCATAGATGGCTTTTTTATCACAAGTTGTGACTTCTCTTCCACGGAACTCAAAATGGTTCTCGTGAGTACGGCTACCCATGCCTTCTGCGACCGTTGTGGCCAGAAAACCACTCATACCCGTGGCTGGCAAAAGAGAACGGTCACGATGTGTCCTTTAGGGTGTAAACGGTTTGTTCTCACCCTTTACATGCGCCGTTTTTACTGCCAGTCTGATAAACATATATTTGTAGAGCAACAGACGAAGTGGCTAAACAAATATGCAAGATTCAGTGTAAGATGCATAGAGTTGATGAACCAGCTTCATATACATATGTCATCTGTGTCGACCTCCAAGGTCATGAGAAAGATGGGAATCACCTGCTGTCCAAATACTTGCATAAATCATTTGAAAAAGATCCAAAGACTTCCAGACAGGACTGCCAGGAATATAGGCATAGATGACTTTGCCAAGAGAAAGGGACATACCTATGGCAGTGTTATCGTAGACCATGACACAGGCGAGATTTTGGAACTGATAGACTCTAGAGATTCTTCGATTGTGGCAAATGTCTTGAAACAATACAAGAAAGTCGATACTATCACTCGTGATAGGGGACGATGCTTCATTAAGGCTATCAAGCAAGGAGCCCCATCAGCACATGCTATCACAGACAAATTCCATGTCATTGAAGACTTGACGAGCGCAGTCTTTCCAAAGATTCTGCAGGAGTTTTTGCATAAGAGAATGGAGTTGCTGACTCAAGGTCTAGTTGGTCCCATTAAGCCACAAATAAGTAGAGGTTGGCTTTATACCAGCATATATGCAGTCTTGGAATCGATGTGCAAGGATAAAAGAAGAATCAAGAAAATGGCTGAATGGAACACTTTCATGGATCTTTATGCAAGGCAAGGACTGACTTTGAGTGAAATCCATGACAAAACAGGGTTTGATGGATTTAAGATGGGAAAGCTAAGGAACACCAAATATGAGGACTTGCTCAACCCAACGCAACTAAGGGCTTACAAAGCCATAGAATCTATTACAAACAGGATTCTCTGTAAAAAGTCATTGGATTACTCTGTGGTTACCAAGGGGTTACATTCTACAGAGAAGAAAGAAATACTGAAAAGACTTCTTTTTCTACTGAGAGAAAAATGGAAGGAAGACTGGAAGGCATACGATGATGCCTACAAGGCATTTCTTGCAAAGGCAACTATCAGGAGCGAAGAGTATGACCTTTGGAATTCAATAGTTCACTTCAACTGGAAAACCAAGACTGATACAGTCAGATTGTTTCTGCAGGACTTGCATATTACCGATTTAGCCTATTATATAACAACATTTCAAGGCATTTTGAGCGGAGAGGTCAAAATGAACTTGTACAAATGGATTAACATGGTCATAGGATGTGGTAATGAGAAAATGGAAAAGTTTGCCAAAGGACTGATTAAGGACTATTCCGCCATCAATAATTCTATTGCTAGCAAATTGAACAATGGAATCCTTGAAGGTTCGGTCAACAAGATAAAGACCGCAAAGCGAATTATGGGTGGAAGAGCATCGATTTCTCTTTTGCAGATAAAGGTCTCCTCAAACTTAGATACATAA
- a CDS encoding gamma carbonic anhydrase family protein — protein MAIIKTVEGKTPRWGKNCFIAENAVLTGDCILGDDCSIWYSAVLRSDVDAIRCGNRVNVQDCACIHQTGTMPCILEDDVSVGHGAIVHGARVRKGALIGMNATVLDKADIGEGAIIAAGAVVTHGTKVPAHEIWAGIPARKVKACAPGQAEEFAKHYSGCIKDWYLKEYK, from the coding sequence ATGGCTATTATAAAGACAGTAGAAGGAAAGACTCCCCGATGGGGAAAGAATTGTTTTATCGCTGAGAATGCCGTACTGACAGGTGACTGTATTCTTGGCGATGACTGTAGCATCTGGTATAGTGCGGTATTGCGCTCTGACGTGGATGCCATCAGATGCGGAAACAGAGTGAATGTGCAGGATTGTGCATGCATCCATCAAACCGGTACGATGCCTTGCATTCTGGAGGATGATGTATCAGTGGGACATGGTGCCATTGTTCACGGAGCGAGAGTTAGGAAAGGGGCACTCATCGGAATGAATGCCACTGTGCTTGACAAGGCAGACATTGGCGAAGGAGCCATCATTGCTGCAGGTGCTGTAGTTACCCATGGCACCAAGGTTCCTGCACATGAAATATGGGCAGGTATTCCAGCCAGGAAAGTAAAAGCCTGTGCTCCCGGACAAGCCGAGGAGTTTGCCAAGCATTATTCCGGGTGCATCAAAGACTGGTATCTGAAGGAATATAAATAA